The Actinocorallia herbida DNA window GACATACGGGAGCGATCGCTCCCAAATAGTGAGGGGGTGGACGGTGACGACTGCGGAACAGGACGCCGCCGAGACCGTCGGCGGCCCGGGGCCGGAGCGAACCCGGTGGGCGGCGGTCGCGGCGGTGGCGTTCGGCACGTTCCTTGTGGTGACCGCCGAACAGTTGCCGATCGGGCTGCTGACGGCGGTCGGGTCGGAGCTGTCGGTGTCGGAGGGCACGGCCGGGCTGATGGTGACCGTGCCGAGCCTGGTCGCGGCCGTCGCGGCTCCGCTGGTGCCGGTGCTGGTCGGGTCGCTGGACCGGCGGGTGCTGCTGCTCGCCCTGCTGGCGCTGATGACCGCGGCGAACGTGGGGACGGCGCTCGCACCGGGGTTCGCGGTGCTGGTGGCCTCGCGGGTGCTGGTGGGTGTGGCGGTCGGCGGGTTCTGGGCGGTGGCCGGCGGCCTCGCCGTCCGGCTGGCGGTCCCGGCACACGTGCCGCGCGCGACTGCCGTCGTCTTCGGCGGGGTCGGCGCGGCGAACGTGTTCGGGGTGCCGATCGGCACGCTGCTGGGCGAGTTCACCGGCTGGCGGATCGCGTTCACGGCGCTGAGCGCGCTGGCGCTGGCGGTGCTGGTGGCCCTGCTCGCGGTGCTGCCGCCGCTGGCGGCCGCCCGGCCGGTGCGGCCGGCGCTGCTCGCCGCGCAAATGCGCAACCCGGCCGTCCGGGTCGGGATCCTCGCGACCTTCCTGCTAGTGACGGGCCACTTCGCCGCCTACACGTTCGTGGCCCCGGCGCTGCGCGACCTGTCGGGGATCGACGCGCGCCTGGTCGGACCGCTGCTGTTCGGGTTCGGCGTGGCGGGCATGGCCGGCAACTTCGCGGCGGGGGCGGCGCTGGCGCGGCGCGCGCACCGCACGGTCCTGGTGATCGCCATCGCGCTGGCGGCGGTGCTGCCGCTGTTCCCGCTGCTGGGCCGGAGTCCGGTCGGCGGGATCGTCCTGCTGCTGGTCTGGGGTCTGGCCTACGGCGGGGTGTCGGTGGGCCTGCAGACCTGGATGATCAGGGTCGCGCCGCGGGCCGTCGAGGCGGCCTCGGCGCTGTGGGTGTCGGTGTTCAACCTGTCGATCGGGCTCGGCGCGCTGGTCGGCGGCCTTGTCGTGGACGCGGTGTCGGCGCGCGGGGTGCTGTGGCTGGGCGGGGCGTGCTGCCTGGCCGCGGCCCTGGCCGTCTGGACGGCCCGCGCCGATCAGCGGCTGGGCTGACCGGCGCGGGGTGGTGCGCTGGGCGGGCCGGGCGGCCCGCCCAGCGCGGGTCAGACGGCCAGGGGGACGTCGTAGGCGCCGGGGCGGAGGCCGGGTGCGCTGCCCGAGCCGTCATCGCCGTCGCGTAGAGCTACTTTGGGGCTCGTCTCACCGACCCGAGTGGAGGGCCCGTAGGGCGGCCGCAGGCCCTCCTCGGGGCTGCAGGGCGCGCGACCCGGGTCGGAACCCAGGGGCCGGTGAACCGGATCGGTGTGGCGGGCGCGGCACGGGGCAAGGCGTTGCCGAAAGTGTCTGCACTCACACTTTGAGCAATGTCGTGTTCTGGCCCGGCGGAGGGCGCAGGCGCGCGGCGGAGGGGAGATCGCGCAATGACCCTGAGGCATCCCGCATCGAGGGCGGGCCGTCCGGCGAGGCGGACGTCGCCGACTTCGTTGCGTCGCCGGAGGCTCTGGAGCGGGCCAGGCGGGCTCACGACGAGCTGGCGATGCGGGGAGAGGAGATCAGGTTCGAGAGCAAGTGGTGGGGGTTCAAGCTCGTCTGCAATCAGGCCGCGATCGACACGATCGGGTCGTTGCGCGGCCTGATCGCGGACGTGGTCGGCGCGTTCCTGCCGTCCGGCCTGGCGCAGGCGATCAGCCTGGTGGTCACCGCGCATCTGTGGATCAAGTCCGTCTCCAAGGGGCGCGGCTGCACGCTGGTGTCGCCGTGGATCTCGCCCACCATGCTCATCCCGGTCGCCACTGGCGCGCCGGCCGAGGACACCAGCCTGTGGTTCACCGTCTTCGAGTCCGGCAGCGGCTGGGGCGAGGACGAGATGTAGCCCCCCCACGGCAGCGCCGCCAACCCCGCGCTGGCCGTCTACAACGGCAAGTGGTCTTCAAGGGCAACGCCGACGCCGACATCTGGTGGCGCTCCACCGCGGACGGCAGCACGTGGACCCGGCCCCAGGCCATCCCCCGCCACGGCACCGCGGCGGGCCCCGCGCTGGCGGTGTTCAACGACCGGCTGTACTGCGTCACCCGCGGCGACAAGGACGCCGACCTGTGGTGGACCGCCTTCAACGGCACCAGCTGGAGCGCCGACACGCGCCTGCCCAACCACACCAGCGCAGCAGGCCCCGCGCTGGCGGCGCGCGCGGTCAGCCACCCCGGCGGCACCGGGCCCGACGCGCCGTTCGACGTCACCTTCGTCCTCCTGCTGCCCGGCCGGACCTCATGACCCCGGTTCCCGACGACGAGGTGGCCGTGCCGTGGGCGCCGCCCGGCCCCGGCGGGGCCTCCTGCTCGCCGAGCCCGCCGGCCTGTCCGGCGCGCTCATCGGGTACGCGCGGGTCTCCACCAAGGACCAGCGCCTGGACCGGCAGCTCATCGCGCTGAACGCCGTCGGCTGCCAGCGGATCTTCGCCGACAAGAAGTCCGGCAAGAACGCCGAGCGCGAGGAACTCTGGAAGGCCTTGGACTACATGCGGCCCGGCGACACCCTCGTCGTCCCCTCCCTGGACCGGCTCGCCCGCTCCCTCCAGGACCTCATCGCCCTCGTCTCCGGCCTGCGCGGACGCGGAATCGGCTTCCGCTCGCTGAAGGAAGCCCTCGACACCACCACGCCCGGAGAGCGCCTGGTCTTCCACGTCTTCGCCGCCCCGGCCGAGTTCATCCGCGAGCTCATCATCGAGGGCACCAACGAGGGCCTGGCCGCCGCCCGCGCCCGCGGCGTGAAACTCGGCGGCCTCCCGCGATGACGCCCGAGCAGATCCGGCACGCCAAA harbors:
- a CDS encoding recombinase family protein, producing MGAARPRRGLLLAEPAGLSGALIGYARVSTKDQRLDRQLIALNAVGCQRIFADKKSGKNAEREELWKALDYMRPGDTLVVPSLDRLARSLQDLIALVSGLRGRGIGFRSLKEALDTTTPGERLVFHVFAAPAEFIRELIIEGTNEGLAAARARGVKLGGLPR
- a CDS encoding MFS transporter, giving the protein MTTAEQDAAETVGGPGPERTRWAAVAAVAFGTFLVVTAEQLPIGLLTAVGSELSVSEGTAGLMVTVPSLVAAVAAPLVPVLVGSLDRRVLLLALLALMTAANVGTALAPGFAVLVASRVLVGVAVGGFWAVAGGLAVRLAVPAHVPRATAVVFGGVGAANVFGVPIGTLLGEFTGWRIAFTALSALALAVLVALLAVLPPLAAARPVRPALLAAQMRNPAVRVGILATFLLVTGHFAAYTFVAPALRDLSGIDARLVGPLLFGFGVAGMAGNFAAGAALARRAHRTVLVIAIALAAVLPLFPLLGRSPVGGIVLLLVWGLAYGGVSVGLQTWMIRVAPRAVEAASALWVSVFNLSIGLGALVGGLVVDAVSARGVLWLGGACCLAAALAVWTARADQRLG